From Hoeflea sp. 108:
CTTCATGAAGCGCTCGACCGCCGAAAGCCCTGGCTGGGTGGTGTATCCCAGCCGCTGGGCGATCTCGCGCTGGATGTCGAAATGCAGCCGCTCTTCCGGCTTGCCGGTCAGGAAATGCATGTGGCAGCGCACCGCCCACAAGAAGTCCTCTGCCTCGACGAACTGGCCGTATTCGCCCCGGGTGAACACGCCCTTGTCGATCAGCTCGGCGCCGGTGCGCACCCGGTAGTAATATTTGGCGATCCAGAACAGCGTGTGCAGGTCGCGCAACCCGCCCTTGCCGTCCTTGATGTTGGGCTCGACCAGATAGCGGCTTTCGCCCGCCTTGGCGTGACGGGCGTCGCGCTCGGCAAGTTTGGCCTGCACATATTCGGGCCCGGTATCCTTCACCAGCTCCCTGTCGAAGCGCTCGATCAGCTCGTTGCAGAGCTTTTCCTCGCCCCAGACGAAGCGCGCCTCGAGGATCGCTGTGCGGATGGTGATGTCGCTGCGCGACAGCCTGATGCACTCGTCGATGTTGCGGGTGGCGTGGCCGACCTTCAGTCCCATGTCCCACAGCATGTAGAGCATGTATTCGACGATCTGCTCGCCCCACGGCGTCTGCTTGTAGGGCAGCAGGAACAACAGGTCGATGTCCGAGCCCGGCGCCAGCGTGCCGCGGCCGTAGCCGCCGACGGCAACCACCGCCATGCGCTCGGCCTGCGACGGGTTCTTGGCGCGGTAGACGTGGGTGACGGCGAAGTCGTAGAGGACGCGGATGACCTCGTCCATCAGGTGCGAGATGCGGATGGCGCAGGCGGTGCCGCCTTCGTCCTCCATCAGCATGTTCTCGGCGATCTTCTTGCCGACGGCGATGCGTTCTTTGAACATCGCCAGCGCCGTTGCCCTGATCCCAGGATCGGCGCCGTTGCCGTCCTCGCCGGTCAGCGCGCTCAGGTCGCGGCGCAAGCCGTCCGCGTCGATCAGAAGCTCCAGGTTGAGCGGGATGTTCGTCATGTGCCTCGGCTGGCCTTGCCCTTGAGGCCGCGTCTATAGCGCGATTTTTCCGCCATGGGTATGGCCGGCTGACGTTGCCGGTTTAGCTGCGCCAGGGCGGCTCTCCCACACAACCTTGCCGCGGGGCAGGGTGTTGACCTTCCACGTACTGGAACCTCTAGATTCGCATGACGAGGAATGCGGAATCCCAGACATGAACGACAAGCACGACCACCACGATCATAGTCACCACGGCCACGGTCATCACGCGGCCAAGGCTCCGACCGGCGACGAAGCCGTGCTGCGCGACCCCGTCTGCGGCATGACCGTCGATCCGGTGGCCGGCAAGCCGTCGCTCGAACATGGCGGCCATCGCTATCATTTTTGCAGCGCCTCGTGCCGTGACAAGTTCCAGGCGGCACCGGACACGTATGTGAGCGCCAAGGATCCGGTCTGCGGCATGGATGTCGCCCGCGACACGGCCAGGCATTTCCTCAAGCATGAAGGTGCGGGCTACTATTTCTGCTCGTCAACCTGCGAAGGCAAGTTCACCGCCGAACCGGCCAAGTATCTCTCCGGCAAGCCGGCCGCAGCGCCTGCGCCCAAGGGCACGCAATACACCTGCCCGATGCATCCCGAAATCATCAGGGACAAGCCCGGCTCCTGCCCGAAATGCGGCATGGCGCTCGAACCGATGATGCCCGGCACTGATGACGGCCCCAACCCTGAATTGGTCGACTTCACCCGCCGCTTCCTGGTCAGCGCGGTGCTGTCCATTCCGCTGCTCATCATCGCCATGGGCCCGATGGTCGGCCTGCCGGTGCGCGACTGGATCGGCGAGCCGCTGGCTTCCTGGCTTGAGCTCGCGCTGGCAACGCCCGTGGTGCTCTGGGCGGCACTGCCCTTCTTCCATCGTGGCCTGGATTCGTTCCGCAACTGCAGCCCCAACATGTGGACGCTGATCTCGCTCGGTGTTGGTGCCGCCTATCTCTATTCGGTCGTCGCCACATTGTTTCCCGACCTGTTCCCGCACCAGTTCCGCGGCCATGGCGGCTCCGTGCCAGTCTATTTCGAGGCGGCCAGCGTCATCGTCGCCCTTGTCTTCCTCGGCCAGGTGCTGGAACTTCGGGCGCGTGAGCGCACCGGCTCGGCCATCCGCGCCCTGCTCGACCTCGCGCCAAAGACCGCCCGCCGCATCGCTGACGACGGCTCGGAAGGCGAAGTGCCGCTCGACGAGGTGGTCGGCGGCGACCGCCTGCGCATCCGCCCGGGCGACAGCGTTCCGGTCGACGGCATCGTCCTGGAGGGCCGTTCCTCGGTCGATGAATCAATGATAACCGGCGAGCCGGTTCCGGTCGAAAAGACAGAAGGCGACAAGCTCACCGGCGGCACGCTGAACAAGAACGGTTCGCTCATCATGCGCGCCGAGAAGGTCGGCAGCGAGACGATGCTGTCGCAGATCGTCGACATGGTCGCCAAGGCCCAGCGCAGCCGCGCCCCCATCCAGGGGCTGGCCGACCGCGTGTCGTTCTACTTCGTCCCCGCCGTCGTGGTGATCGCCATCGCCGCCTTCATCGTCTGGGCGATCTTCGGCCCCGAGCCGAGCATGGTCTTTGCCACCGTCTCGGCGGTGTCGGTGCTGATCATCGCCTGTCCTTGTGCGCTTGGCCTCGCCACGCCGATGTCGGTGATGACCGCCACAGGCCGCGGCGCCCAGGCCGGCGTGCTCATCAAGGACGCCGAGGCGCTGGAGCGTTTCGCCCGCGTCGGCACGCTGATCGTCGACAAGACCGGCACGCTGACCGAGGGCCGCCCGAAGCTCACCGACATCGTCACCGCTGAAGGCATCGCGGAGACGGAGCTGCTGTCGCTTGCCGCCGGCCTCGAAAAGGGCTCCGAGCATCCGCTGGCCGAGGCCATCGTCGAAGGCGCGGCCGAGCGCGGCGTGACCGCGCCTGACGTCCACCACTTCGAATCCGTCACCGGCAAGGGTGTCGTCGGCGCCGTCGCCGATCGCAAGGTGGCGCTTGGCAACGCGGCGCTGATGGCCGACCTCGGCATTAACTTCGGCGATCTCGCCGCCCGTGCGGATGCGCTGCGCGGCGAGGGCAAGACGGCGATGTTCGTCGCTCTCGACGGCAAGCCGGCCGGCCTTGTCGCCGTCGCCGATCCGATCAAGGCCTCGGCCACCGCCGCCATCCGCGAGCTCCACAGCCTTGGTCTGAGGATCATCATGGCGACCGGCGACAACGCCCGCACCGCCAAGGCCGTCGCCGAAAAGCTCGGCATCGACGAGGTCCGCGCCGACATGCTGCCCGAAAGCAAGAAGGCGCTGGTCGACGAGCTCTGCGCCAAAGGGCAGGGCGTCGCCATGGCCGGCGACGGCGTCAACGACGCGCCCGCCCTTGCCGCAGCCGACGTCGGCATCGCCATGGGCACCGGCGCCGACGTCGCCATGGAAAGTGCCGGCATAACGCTGGTCAAGGGCGACCTCGGCGGCATCGTCCGCGCCCGCAAACTTGCCCAGGGCACCATCCGCAACATCAAGGAGAACTTGTTCTTCGCCTTCGTCTACAATGTTTTGGGTGTTCCCGTCGCCGCTGGCGTCCTATATCCGGTCCTCGGCACGCTTCTGTCGCCGATGATTGCCGCCGCCGCGATGAGCCTTTCGTCGGTGTCGGTCATTGCCAACGCGCTGCGGCTCAGGGCGATCAAGCTCTGAGCCAGGCGGGGTTCCGGAGCCGCAATCGGCGGCTCCAAGGGCCTTGTCCGGCGACCAGATTGTAGAAGGACTACCGATGAACCTGATGAAGAAGATCGTTCTGGCCCTGATGGCCGCGGGCATGCTCGTTGCCGTCATGCTCGAGACAGCACCGGCCCAGACCGGCAATATCGGCCAGCCGGCCGTCCAGTCCGCGGCCTGATCCGCGGACTGTCAGTTCGGCCGGGCAGGGAGCAACGCGGCTGCCCAGCTGCTTAGAGGCGGCGACGGTCAGAACTGGCTCGTCAGCCCCACTGTTACGGTGCGTCCACGTCCGGTCTTCTCGCCCATCTCGCCCGAAACCGCCGGGCTGTAGGCCACGTTGGTCAGGTTCTCGATGTTCATGAACGCCGTGGCGTTCTTGTTGAACTTGTACGAGGCATAGGCGTTGAACAGCGTGTAGGCTTCCTTCCTTTCCGTATCTCCGAAGCCGACTGCATAGCGACTGCCGCCGACGTGGTTCATGGTCGCGCCGACGGTCAATGCTTCCTCGAATGCCCGGATGCCGACATCGACCGAGATGTTGCTTTCCGGCAGGAAGGTCGAGTCGCCGTTGCCTATGCCCGCGCCCCAGCCGACAGGCTGGGTGTTGCGTGCCCGCGTGTAGGAAAGGTTGACGTAGGCATAGCCGGTGTCATAGCCGCCCTCGACCTCGAAGCCCTGTGACGTCGTGGTTCCCGGAACATTGACCCAGATCGCCCGCTCGTAGGGATCTCCAGGAATGCTGATCAGGTTGTTGACGATGTAGTTGTCGATGTCGCTTCGGAAGTAGTTGGCCTTCAGGCGCAGTTCGTCGCCGCCGAACAGCACGTTGTCCTTGATGATGTTGGCGCCGACCTCCCAGCCTTTCGAGGTCTCTGGATTGAGGTAGAAGTTGGAATATTGGCCGCCGCCGACGCCCGAGCCGATGGGAACCAGAGCCCACAACGCTTCGCGCGCCGATGGCGGCCTGAAGCTGTGCGAGTAGGTCACATAGGGCTGCAGCCAGTCGAGCGGCTTTGCCGACAGTGTGATCTTGGGGTTGAGCGCGGCCTCATGCCGGGAGACGTCGACATTGCCGCCTGTCGGCGGGCAGAAGCCGACATTCGGCAGGCACGGGCTCTGCCGTCCGCTCAGGCCCCAGTAATCGTAGTTGAGGCCGGCATTCAGTTCGAAGATGCCCTGCGACAGCGTCAGGTCGGAGAAAACGCGCGCCTTCTGCATGTGTCCGGGCGGATTGGCGCCGCGGAACTGGTTGACCTTGTAGTCGTTCGACGAATAGGCCGCGCCATAGTCCCAGCTGGCGCTCAGCTCCTCGGTCACGTCGAACCGGCTGGTGTTGACGATGTCGAAGCCGTAGCCGAAGTCGCGCGTGTTGCGCCTGCGGTACGATCCGCCCGTCGTCGGATCGTAGGACATGTCGGTGCGGTTGTAGTAGCCGTTGATCCTGAGGTCGATCCAGTCGCTGCCGGGCTGATATTTGTAGTTGGCCGTGTAGGTCGCGTTGTCGACGCCCCAGTCGTAGCCTGACACCAGGAAGTCGTTCTTGTACCAGCGTGCGCCGAGCTTCAGGTCGTGCACGTCGTCGGGCTGGAAATGCAGCTTCACCAGCCCGGATCCCGGTTTGTTGCCGGCGTCGGGCGTGTTGTAGGTGCCGTCGCCGCGCTTGTAGTTGGCGTGGTCGCTGTAGCTGAAGGCGCCCATGATCGACGCCTGTCCGCCGCCGGACAGATCGGTCCGCACCCCGGCTGCGGCCATTCCGGAAAAGCCGTAGCCATTGCCGCCGGCCTTGACGATCGTCTTGACGCCCCGATCCTGTCCTTCGAGCACGACGTCGTCGAAGTCGATGGTGCGGAAATTGACGGCACCTGCCAGCGAACCCATGCCATAGGCGCCGTTGACCGCGCCGCGTTCGGCGCCGATGCCCGCCAGGAGATTGGTGTCGATGTAGAGCAGCTCGCCACCCGTGGAGGCGTGGCCCGCCGCATTCCTGAATGTCTGCGGTACGCCGTCGATCATGGTGTTGACGCGGCCGTCGGCCTCGAAGCCTCTGATATTCACCGACACGCCCGGCTGGCTCGACGACATGCGCGTGAACGTGCCCGGCATGCTGCGCACGATGGCATTGGCGTCGCCGCCAAATTTCTCCTGGACGATCTTGCCGTCGATAACGCTGACGCCGCCGGGTGTCTGATAGGGAGCATTCGGATCGCTGCCGGCACTGATCGTGATCGGTGGAAGCAACGTCGGTGTGCCGGCCGCCGCTGCCTTCTTGTCGGCCTTGACCGGCTCGGGCGGCGGCTTCGGGCTGTTGGAGGATTGAGCGTGGGCCACGTTAAGGGCCATGGTGCTGCAGACGGCGGCCAGCGCGAAGGTGCTGCAGCGGATGATACGATAGGTGTTCACTGTGTTCCTCAAAATGTAGGAATCAGTGGCTTGCTGTGAAGAGTGGACTGCTAGCTTCTGATGCGCGTCTTCGTGCGGGAAGACTTGGTTCCTGGTCTATGGTGATGTGCCAAAGCCTTCGGTTCGCCATTCAAGACAATGGGAACAACGGCTTCGGCGCAGGTGGCCGGCCTCTCGTCCAGGTCCCCGAGAGAAGACATCGATACATCGGTATGTTGTTTGGCCACCCCACTGGCCGGTCGACGGCCATGCGCACGAATTACATTAACTTGATATTTTGAGTCAAGTTTTAAGGTGAACGTTTCGACTGTCGCTCCACATGCGCTTCACGCATCTGTTCGGATCGCGTGGCAGAGGATGGAAAACACTTCCATCGCCAAGGCGGTAGCCAACAACAGATGGTGCGGTAAGCTGGTGCAAACCGCTGAGGAGACCGCCATGTCCGCGACCACAACACTGCCTTCGGGCGAAGCCGTTCCGGTGCTCGGCCAGGGCACCTGGATGATGGGCGAGAGCCGCAACAGCATGTCCGACGAGGTGGCGGCATTGCGGCTTGGCCTCGACCTCGGCGTCAGCCTGATTGACACCGCCGAGATGTACGCCGATGGCGGCTCCGAAGAGGTTGTCGCCGAGGCGATCTCGGGCCGCCGCGACGAAGTCTTCCTGGTCTCGAAGGTTCTGCCCTCCAATGCCTCCCGCAATGGGGTGCTGCGTGCCTGCGAGGCGAGCCTGAAGCGCCTGCGCACCGATCGCCTCGACCTCTACCTGCTGCACTGGCGCGGCGGCGTGCCGCTGGCCGAAACCGTCGATGCCTTCGAGCAGCTGGCGCGCGACGGCAAGATCCGCCACTGGGGCGTCAGCAACTTCGATGCCGACGACATGGACGAGCTCGCCGGCTTGCCCTCAGGTGGCGCCTGCCAGGCCAACCAGGTGCTCTACAACCTGACGCGCCGCGGCATCGAGTTCGACCTCCTGCCGCAGTGTCGCGATCTCGGCATGCCGGTCATGGCCTATTCGCCTGTCGAGCAGGGCGCCTTGACGCACAATCCGCGCCTGCAGGCCATCGCCGGCCGCTACGGCGTCACCGCAGCGCAGGTGGCGCTCGCCTGGGTCATGGCGCAACCCGGTGTCATCGCCATCCCCAAGGCCACGCGCCTGGAGCACGTCCGCCAGAACGCCGCCGCTCGCGACATCCGCCTCACGTCGGAAGACCTAGCCGAACTCGACCGGCTGTTCCCGCCGCCGGCACGCAAGCGCCCGCTGGAGATGATCTGACCAAATGACCTGACCGGACGATCCAGCCCGCTCAGTTCGCCTTGACGGTACAGATGCCGTTGGCGCCGCCCTTGCCCGTGTAGGAAACGCTGGCCGATCCGTCGGGATTGATGCTGAGCGAGATAGTCACCTCGTGCCCTTTGGCCTCGAAGTAGTTGTCGTTGAACTTCTTCAGCTTGGCTTCCTTGCCGTTGATGTAGACGGGCCCACCTTCGTCGGCATGGACCTCGATCTTGCCGGGGCAGGTGGCATTGACCAGCGGGATCGACGCGCTCGCCTGGCTGGCGATCGTCATGGCTGCTGCGACAAGCAAGGAACCGGCGATCAGCTTGTTCATGTCGGCGTCCCCATCTCTGTTGGTGCCGGCCACTGTCGCGCTGCCCGCTGCGCTCCGCAAGTGCCGTCAGCTTGCCAGCGCCAGGCTTTCCTCCTTGGCGGGCCCGAAGTCACGCCTGGCGATCCCGACATAATGTTCGCCGAAGGGCCTGGGTATGGCGATGCCAAAACCCTGGGCGTAGTCGACGCCGATCTCGCGCAGGGTCGCTGCGATGTCGTCATTCTCGACGAATTCGGCGATGGTGCGCTTGGCGGTGACCTCGCCGATATGGTGGATCATCTCCACCATGGCGCGGTCGATGCGGTCGACGAGCATGTCCTTGACGAAGCCGCCGTCGATCTTGAGGTAGTCCACCGGCAGCGCCTTGAGGTAGCTGAACGACGACATGCCCGAGCCGAAATCGTCGAGCGAGAAGCGGCATCCATGCGCCTGCAGCGCCTTGATGAAGCGCGCGGCGCTGTCGAGGTCGGCGATGGCGCTCGTCTCGGTGATCTCGAAGCAGATCATCGTCGGCGGCACGCCGGTGCGGGCGAAGTGCTCCAGAACATAGCCGACAAAAGTTTCGTCGCCGAAGCTCGCGCCTGACAGATTGATAGCGCAGGTGGCGATAGTATCAGATGCGCCGCCCCTGGCCTGCGCTGCCAGCGTGTCCAGCGCCGAGCGCACCACCCAGCGGTCGATCAGCGGCATCAGCCCGTAGCGCTCGGCGGCCGGGATGAAGGCGCCCGGCGGCACCATGTTGCCTTCGTGATCGACCAGCCGCACCAGAAGCTCGACATGCGCGCCTGTCTCGGTGTCCGGCGCCAGCGGCACGATCTCCTGGGCAAACAGGCGGAAGCGGTTCTGCTCGAGCGCCTCGCGCAGCCGCTGCACCCAGGCCATCTCGCCCAGCCGCTGCGCCAGCGCGCGATCGCCGACCTGCTGGAACTGCACCCGGTTGCGCCCGGCGTCCTTGGCCATGTAGCAGGCCACGTCGACGCTGCGCAGGATTTCCTCCAGCGACATGGTCGCGTCCGACAGCCCGACCACGCCGATGCTGGCGCTGGTCTTGAAGCTGCGGCCGTCCCACGAGAAATGCAGGTCCTCGACCGCCTGGCGCAGCTTCTCGGCCGTCTGCGCCGCAAGCTCCGTCGGGCAGTTCTCCATGATGATGCCGAACTCGTCGCCGCCAAGCCGGGCCAGAAGGTCGCCATGGCGCAGCAATTGCCCGGCCACCGCCCCGATCTTGCGCAGCAGCTCGTCGCCCGCCGCATGGCCGCAGGTGTCGTTGACGACCTTGAACTGGTCGAGGTCGATATACATCAACGCATGCACTGCCGGTCGCCGTGAAAGCCCGGCCAGCGTCGCCCGCAGCCGTGCCTCGAATTCGCGCCGGTTGGCGAGCCCGGTCAGTGCGTCATGCGTCGCCTGCCATGAGAGCTGCGCCAGGAATTCCTGTTCTTTGGTGCGGTCGTGGAACACCAGCACCGAGCCCGCGATCTTCTGTTCGATGATCAGCGGTGCTGCCACCAGCGACACCGCCACCGTCGACAGGTCCGGCCGCACCAGCTGCTGCTGCACGCCGCTGCCGTCGAAGGGCTCGCCCGCCAGCACCTTCTCGATCAGGCCCTTTTCCTCTTCGCCTGTCTCTTCGCTGAGCAGCCGGAACAGCCGGTTGAGATGCTTGCCCTTGACCTCGGTGCTTTGCCAGTCGAGCAGCACCTCAGCCGCCGTGTTCATGTAGTCGAGCCGCCCATCGGCATCGGTCGCCACCACCGCTTGGCCGATCGAGCCCAGCGTGATCTGCGCCCGCTCGCGCTCGGCGTTCAGCGCCGTCTCGAAAGCTTCGCGCTGTTCGAGCAGCTTGCCCGTGCGCCGCATGGCGAGAAGGATCAGAAGGCCAGCAGTGATGACATTGACGCCGAGCAGAAGGT
This genomic window contains:
- a CDS encoding heavy metal translocating P-type ATPase, with the protein product MNDKHDHHDHSHHGHGHHAAKAPTGDEAVLRDPVCGMTVDPVAGKPSLEHGGHRYHFCSASCRDKFQAAPDTYVSAKDPVCGMDVARDTARHFLKHEGAGYYFCSSTCEGKFTAEPAKYLSGKPAAAPAPKGTQYTCPMHPEIIRDKPGSCPKCGMALEPMMPGTDDGPNPELVDFTRRFLVSAVLSIPLLIIAMGPMVGLPVRDWIGEPLASWLELALATPVVLWAALPFFHRGLDSFRNCSPNMWTLISLGVGAAYLYSVVATLFPDLFPHQFRGHGGSVPVYFEAASVIVALVFLGQVLELRARERTGSAIRALLDLAPKTARRIADDGSEGEVPLDEVVGGDRLRIRPGDSVPVDGIVLEGRSSVDESMITGEPVPVEKTEGDKLTGGTLNKNGSLIMRAEKVGSETMLSQIVDMVAKAQRSRAPIQGLADRVSFYFVPAVVVIAIAAFIVWAIFGPEPSMVFATVSAVSVLIIACPCALGLATPMSVMTATGRGAQAGVLIKDAEALERFARVGTLIVDKTGTLTEGRPKLTDIVTAEGIAETELLSLAAGLEKGSEHPLAEAIVEGAAERGVTAPDVHHFESVTGKGVVGAVADRKVALGNAALMADLGINFGDLAARADALRGEGKTAMFVALDGKPAGLVAVADPIKASATAAIRELHSLGLRIIMATGDNARTAKAVAEKLGIDEVRADMLPESKKALVDELCAKGQGVAMAGDGVNDAPALAAADVGIAMGTGADVAMESAGITLVKGDLGGIVRARKLAQGTIRNIKENLFFAFVYNVLGVPVAAGVLYPVLGTLLSPMIAAAAMSLSSVSVIANALRLRAIKL
- a CDS encoding EAL domain-containing protein translates to MVSIQTIIAGASLYTLSAVRAYVAGENAWSKGQRDAIHYLTLYAETGENANLQHFRRAIAVPLADRDARLAMEQPVPDYRAAYDGFLRGGNHPDDIPGLIWLFRYFRDISYLANSVHRWVDADPKILEIAALGERIDSRMAEGPPQPGELARWKAEINHLYETTAPLADAFSESLGRGSRAISNLLLGVNVITAGLLILLAMRRTGKLLEQREAFETALNAERERAQITLGSIGQAVVATDADGRLDYMNTAAEVLLDWQSTEVKGKHLNRLFRLLSEETGEEEKGLIEKVLAGEPFDGSGVQQQLVRPDLSTVAVSLVAAPLIIEQKIAGSVLVFHDRTKEQEFLAQLSWQATHDALTGLANRREFEARLRATLAGLSRRPAVHALMYIDLDQFKVVNDTCGHAAGDELLRKIGAVAGQLLRHGDLLARLGGDEFGIIMENCPTELAAQTAEKLRQAVEDLHFSWDGRSFKTSASIGVVGLSDATMSLEEILRSVDVACYMAKDAGRNRVQFQQVGDRALAQRLGEMAWVQRLREALEQNRFRLFAQEIVPLAPDTETGAHVELLVRLVDHEGNMVPPGAFIPAAERYGLMPLIDRWVVRSALDTLAAQARGGASDTIATCAINLSGASFGDETFVGYVLEHFARTGVPPTMICFEITETSAIADLDSAARFIKALQAHGCRFSLDDFGSGMSSFSYLKALPVDYLKIDGGFVKDMLVDRIDRAMVEMIHHIGEVTAKRTIAEFVENDDIAATLREIGVDYAQGFGIAIPRPFGEHYVGIARRDFGPAKEESLALAS
- a CDS encoding TonB-dependent receptor, whose protein sequence is MNTYRIIRCSTFALAAVCSTMALNVAHAQSSNSPKPPPEPVKADKKAAAAGTPTLLPPITISAGSDPNAPYQTPGGVSVIDGKIVQEKFGGDANAIVRSMPGTFTRMSSSQPGVSVNIRGFEADGRVNTMIDGVPQTFRNAAGHASTGGELLYIDTNLLAGIGAERGAVNGAYGMGSLAGAVNFRTIDFDDVVLEGQDRGVKTIVKAGGNGYGFSGMAAAGVRTDLSGGGQASIMGAFSYSDHANYKRGDGTYNTPDAGNKPGSGLVKLHFQPDDVHDLKLGARWYKNDFLVSGYDWGVDNATYTANYKYQPGSDWIDLRINGYYNRTDMSYDPTTGGSYRRRNTRDFGYGFDIVNTSRFDVTEELSASWDYGAAYSSNDYKVNQFRGANPPGHMQKARVFSDLTLSQGIFELNAGLNYDYWGLSGRQSPCLPNVGFCPPTGGNVDVSRHEAALNPKITLSAKPLDWLQPYVTYSHSFRPPSAREALWALVPIGSGVGGGQYSNFYLNPETSKGWEVGANIIKDNVLFGGDELRLKANYFRSDIDNYIVNNLISIPGDPYERAIWVNVPGTTTSQGFEVEGGYDTGYAYVNLSYTRARNTQPVGWGAGIGNGDSTFLPESNISVDVGIRAFEEALTVGATMNHVGGSRYAVGFGDTERKEAYTLFNAYASYKFNKNATAFMNIENLTNVAYSPAVSGEMGEKTGRGRTVTVGLTSQF
- a CDS encoding aldo/keto reductase, yielding MSATTTLPSGEAVPVLGQGTWMMGESRNSMSDEVAALRLGLDLGVSLIDTAEMYADGGSEEVVAEAISGRRDEVFLVSKVLPSNASRNGVLRACEASLKRLRTDRLDLYLLHWRGGVPLAETVDAFEQLARDGKIRHWGVSNFDADDMDELAGLPSGGACQANQVLYNLTRRGIEFDLLPQCRDLGMPVMAYSPVEQGALTHNPRLQAIAGRYGVTAAQVALAWVMAQPGVIAIPKATRLEHVRQNAAARDIRLTSEDLAELDRLFPPPARKRPLEMI